In the genome of Hymenobacter cellulosivorans, one region contains:
- the serS gene encoding serine--tRNA ligase, with protein sequence MLQVSVLRDNTELVLAGLAKRHYKTAEADVSAILSLDQRRKQLQTEHDQAQAEANDLARQIGGLMKSGDKAGAETLKARTAELKQLTKAHSDELVQVEEGLQQMLYKLPNIPHSSVPEGRSADDNEVVREVGTKPELAAGAKPHWELIEQYDIIDFALGNKITGAGFPVYKGQGARLQRALINFFLDEARNAGYTEIQPPILVNEASGYGTGQLPDKEGQMYHSTADDLYLIPTAEVPITNLYRNEIIAGDQLPIRNAGYTPCFRREAGSWGAHVRGLNRLHQFDKVEIVQITEPEKSYEALEGMVAHIEGLLQKLGLPYRVLRLCGGDMGFTSALTFDLEVWSAAQGRWLEVSSASNFETYQANRLKLRYRGEGGKMQLLHTLNGSALALPRIVAALLENNQAEDGIHLPEVLHSYCGFSKIG encoded by the coding sequence ATGCTGCAAGTTTCTGTTCTGCGAGACAATACCGAGCTGGTCCTGGCTGGCCTGGCTAAAAGACACTATAAAACCGCGGAGGCCGACGTTTCCGCCATTCTCAGCCTCGACCAGCGCCGCAAGCAGCTGCAAACTGAGCACGACCAAGCCCAGGCCGAAGCCAACGACCTAGCCCGGCAAATCGGGGGGCTAATGAAAAGCGGCGACAAGGCCGGGGCCGAAACCCTAAAGGCCCGCACTGCCGAGCTCAAGCAACTCACCAAGGCCCACTCCGACGAACTCGTGCAGGTGGAAGAAGGCTTGCAGCAGATGCTCTACAAGCTACCCAACATCCCGCACAGCAGCGTGCCCGAGGGCCGCTCGGCCGACGACAACGAGGTAGTGCGCGAAGTAGGCACCAAGCCCGAACTGGCCGCCGGTGCCAAGCCCCACTGGGAGCTGATTGAGCAGTACGACATCATCGACTTCGCCCTGGGCAACAAGATTACCGGCGCGGGATTTCCGGTATACAAAGGCCAGGGGGCCCGCTTGCAGCGTGCCCTAATCAATTTTTTCCTGGACGAAGCCCGCAACGCCGGCTACACCGAAATTCAGCCCCCGATTCTGGTAAATGAGGCCAGCGGCTACGGCACGGGCCAGCTGCCCGACAAGGAAGGCCAGATGTACCACTCCACGGCCGACGACCTATACCTGATTCCGACGGCCGAGGTGCCTATTACCAACCTCTACCGCAACGAAATCATTGCTGGCGACCAGCTCCCGATCCGCAATGCCGGCTATACGCCTTGCTTCCGCCGCGAAGCCGGCTCCTGGGGTGCCCACGTGCGCGGCCTCAACCGCCTGCACCAGTTCGACAAGGTGGAAATCGTGCAGATTACCGAGCCCGAGAAAAGCTACGAGGCCCTGGAAGGCATGGTGGCCCACATCGAAGGCCTGCTGCAAAAGCTGGGCCTCCCCTACCGCGTGCTACGCCTCTGCGGCGGCGACATGGGCTTCACCTCAGCCCTGACCTTCGACCTGGAAGTGTGGAGTGCGGCCCAGGGCCGGTGGCTGGAAGTAAGCTCGGCCTCGAACTTCGAAACCTACCAGGCCAACCGCCTCAAGCTGCGCTACCGCGGCGAGGGAGGCAAAATGCAGTTGCTGCACACGCTCAACGGCTCGGCCCTGGCGTTGCCCCGCATTGTGGCGGCTTTGCTGGAAAACAACCAGGCCGAAGATGGTATTCATCTGCCGGAAGTGCTGCACAGCTACTGCGGCTTTAGCAAAATCGGTTAG
- a CDS encoding UBP-type zinc finger domain-containing protein, translating into MALCQHLSALETLIPAADYSCPECVAQGDTWVHLRVCQSCGHVGCCDQSKNKHATKHFQASQHPVIISAEPGEQWAWCYQDQAMAEY; encoded by the coding sequence ATGGCTCTTTGTCAACATCTTTCCGCCCTGGAAACCCTGATTCCAGCCGCCGACTACAGCTGCCCCGAGTGCGTAGCCCAAGGCGACACCTGGGTGCACCTGCGCGTGTGCCAGAGCTGCGGCCACGTCGGCTGCTGCGACCAATCGAAAAACAAGCACGCCACCAAGCATTTTCAGGCATCCCAGCACCCCGTCATTATTTCGGCCGAGCCCGGCGAGCAGTGGGCTTGGTGCTACCAAGACCAGGCTATGGCGGAATACTAA